A window from Shewanella livingstonensis encodes these proteins:
- the glpD gene encoding glycerol-3-phosphate dehydrogenase has product MEADIEIVDVVVIGGGINGVGIAADAVGRGLRVLLCEQNDLASATSSNSSKLIHGGLRYLEHYEFRLVKESLAEREVLLKKAPHLITPLTFRLPHQAHLRPAWMIRLGLFLYDNLASRVTLNASKKIKFTEDSPLKSDITRGFEYSDAWVDDSRLVVLNALAAKELGAQICTQTRCVSAERDNGIWKLTLQHQGDKSLRQVHAKTIVNASGPWVSSLFSNVLKQPSPQKIRLVKGSHIVVPKIHQQPHAYILQNEDQRIVFVIPFEDDFSLIGTTDVDFSGDPKDVHIDQQEINYLVNITNHYFKTTISEHDIVHTFSGVRPLMDDESESAQSVTRDYTFIVDAPKDKAALLSVFGGKITTYRKLAEAAVNRLKLFHPHMTKPWTASQVLPGGDFTDLVTLNRIYQQQYPWLTSKHISRLLRTYGTRTQYILNDAASIDALGIDFGHGLSQAEVDYVMANEWACCSADILWRRTKLGLHFSAEQQQHLTDYVISKLIPSVIKNLEPQASTV; this is encoded by the coding sequence ATGGAAGCCGATATAGAAATTGTTGATGTTGTCGTGATTGGTGGCGGCATAAACGGTGTTGGAATAGCGGCCGATGCAGTGGGACGCGGCTTGCGTGTTTTATTATGTGAACAGAATGACTTAGCATCTGCAACATCATCTAATAGCAGTAAGCTTATTCACGGCGGTTTGCGCTATTTAGAACATTATGAGTTTCGTTTGGTAAAAGAATCGTTAGCCGAACGAGAAGTGTTGCTAAAAAAAGCCCCGCATTTAATTACCCCTTTAACATTTAGGCTTCCGCACCAAGCTCACTTGCGCCCAGCTTGGATGATCCGCCTTGGGTTGTTTCTGTATGACAACCTGGCATCTCGTGTCACGCTTAATGCATCTAAAAAAATTAAGTTCACCGAAGATAGTCCTCTAAAGTCAGACATTACTCGAGGCTTTGAATACTCAGATGCCTGGGTTGACGACTCTCGCTTAGTCGTATTAAACGCCCTTGCCGCTAAAGAATTAGGTGCGCAAATTTGTACACAGACTCGTTGCGTCAGTGCCGAACGCGATAATGGTATTTGGAAGCTCACCTTGCAACATCAAGGGGATAAGTCATTGCGTCAGGTGCATGCTAAAACGATTGTTAATGCATCTGGCCCTTGGGTATCTAGCTTATTCTCTAATGTGTTAAAACAGCCTTCACCGCAAAAAATTCGCTTAGTAAAAGGCAGTCATATTGTGGTGCCTAAAATCCATCAACAGCCGCATGCTTATATTTTACAAAATGAAGACCAGCGGATTGTGTTTGTTATCCCATTTGAAGATGACTTTTCATTAATTGGTACCACTGATGTTGATTTTAGCGGCGATCCTAAAGATGTGCACATTGATCAACAAGAAATCAACTATCTGGTTAACATTACCAATCATTACTTTAAAACCACCATCAGCGAACACGATATTGTGCACACGTTTTCAGGGGTTAGGCCGCTTATGGATGATGAGTCTGAATCAGCGCAGTCTGTCACTCGTGATTACACCTTTATTGTTGATGCACCTAAAGACAAAGCCGCTTTATTGTCGGTATTTGGCGGCAAAATTACTACTTACCGTAAATTGGCCGAAGCTGCTGTAAATCGCTTAAAGTTATTTCATCCGCACATGACTAAACCTTGGACAGCATCGCAGGTTTTACCGGGTGGTGATTTTACTGATTTAGTGACGCTTAATCGTATTTATCAGCAACAATACCCTTGGTTAACATCAAAACACATTAGCCGGTTATTGCGAACCTACGGTACACGTACTCAATATATTTTAAATGATGCTGCCAGTATTGATGCATTGGGGATTGATTTTGGCCATGGTTTATCTCAAGCTGAAGTTGATTATGTGATGGCCAATGAGTGGGCATGCTGTAGTGCAGATATTTTATGGCGCCGAACTAAGTTAGGACTGCACTTTTCTGCCGAGCAGCAGCAACATTTAACTGATTACGTGATCAGTAAATTGATCCCATCAGTTATTAAAAATCTAGAGCCACAAGCAAGCACAGTATAA
- a CDS encoding UDP-glucose--hexose-1-phosphate uridylyltransferase — MSQFEFTHRRKNPLTGKWVLVSPHRNNRPWLGATEQNAPSNLPEYKSTCPLCPGNHRANDTCNPAYDNTFVFTNDFGALTTQATDPSAVLNNDNPLFEIEQATGECRVICFSPKHNKTLPELSVAEIRAVVDTWKQNYIELSAQYACVHIFENKGEVMGCSQPHPHGQVWAHNHLSTEIQLEQDNQRTYQQNHGGNLLGDYVKHESADGERVVYENEHWLVIVPFWAAWPFETLLVCKDDIRQFGQLTDTQSTTLAEAIKVLTTRYDNVFNCSFPYSMGWHSAPSNLTDNSYWRLHAHFYPPLLRSATVKKHMVGYEMLAESQRDLSPETAAKILKNASDIHYSQGNHNE, encoded by the coding sequence ATGAGTCAGTTTGAATTTACCCACAGACGAAAAAACCCATTAACAGGCAAGTGGGTACTAGTGTCGCCTCATCGAAATAATCGTCCTTGGTTAGGCGCGACAGAACAAAACGCCCCTTCGAATCTACCAGAATACAAATCGACATGCCCTTTGTGCCCGGGTAATCACCGAGCAAACGACACTTGCAACCCTGCTTATGATAATACCTTTGTATTTACTAACGACTTTGGTGCATTAACAACTCAAGCGACGGACCCGTCAGCAGTTCTTAATAATGATAATCCATTATTTGAAATAGAACAGGCCACCGGTGAGTGTAGAGTAATTTGTTTCTCACCTAAGCATAATAAAACCTTACCAGAATTATCCGTGGCAGAGATTCGCGCGGTGGTCGATACCTGGAAGCAAAACTATATCGAATTATCAGCGCAATATGCTTGCGTGCATATTTTTGAAAATAAAGGCGAAGTGATGGGTTGTTCACAACCGCATCCGCACGGGCAAGTGTGGGCGCATAATCATCTGTCGACCGAAATACAGTTAGAACAAGATAACCAGCGTACTTATCAACAAAACCATGGCGGCAATTTACTCGGTGATTATGTTAAGCATGAATCTGCAGATGGCGAGAGAGTTGTCTATGAAAATGAGCATTGGCTAGTTATTGTCCCTTTTTGGGCCGCATGGCCATTTGAAACCTTATTAGTATGTAAAGATGATATCCGCCAGTTCGGCCAACTCACCGATACCCAATCTACTACGCTAGCTGAAGCCATTAAAGTACTGACGACCCGTTATGACAACGTATTTAATTGTAGCTTCCCATATTCAATGGGTTGGCACAGCGCCCCAAGCAACTTAACCGATAATAGTTATTGGCGCTTACATGCGCATTTTTACCCACCACTATTACGCTCTGCTACCGTTAAAAAACACATGGTCGGCTACGAAATGCTCGCTGAAAGTCAACGTGATTTAAGCCCTGAAACAGCTGCAAAAATTTTAAAAAATGCCAGCGACATACATTACTCTCAAGGAAACCATAATGAATAA